From Halorientalis litorea:
GTCCCGGCGGTCGGGCGGAGTCGATACGTCGGTGTCGTCCCGGGTGGTGTGGGTCATAATCTGTCGTGTCGTGGTCCGGTTCCGTTGTCCCGTCTGGTACTGAAAGCGTGGTCGTGTGCCGGTGCGTCAGTCGGTCGTGGCTCAGCCAGCCACCTCGTAGTAGTCCTGTGGCGTGTACTGGGTCTCCTCGTCTTCTTGGGTGAGGTCACAGCCGACCGTGTCCTTCAGGAACGTCTCGGGGATGACGCGGTTGTCCACGGCCTCGACGTTGTGCTCGTCGTCGGCCCGCATGACCCACATGTGGTGGTCGACGTGGTGGGTCTCCGGGACCAGCGCGATCTCCTCGTCCTCGGGGGCCTCGGGCGCGCCGTAGGTGATGCCCGACTCCAGCGCCGCCTTGACCTCCTCCTGGTCGGTCGTGCCCGCCTGCTCGACCGCCTCCTTGTACATGTAGATGGAGAAGTAGTTGGTCTGGGCCTCCTCGTTGAGGTAGGGTGCGTCGGGGAACATCTCGAAGTAGCGGTCCACGAAGCCGCCCTCCTCCGTGTTGCGCTGCGTCGGAATCTCCTCCATGTAGTTGACCCCGGCGTAGATGTCGGCCATCGCCGGCGGGTCGAGGCGACGGTGCTCGTAGCCCTGTGCCATCGCCGTCGACGTGCCGATGGGCACGTCCAGTCCCGCCGAGGCCTTCTGCCGGTAGAAGGAGGTGTGGTTGTTGCCGACGAGCATCGACATCACGAAGTCGGGGTCGGCTTCCTGAATCCGGTTGATGGTCGAGCCGAAACTGGAGTTCGACAGCGGGATGAACTCCTCGCCGATGACGTTGGCGTCGTTCTCGTTGGCCAGCACGCGCACCCAGTCCGCCGACAACTGACCGAAGTTGTAGTCGGCGGCGATGGTGTAGATGTCCGGGCCGAATTCCTCGCGGAGGTACGGCAGGACGCTCCCGAGTTGCTGGCGGGCCGTCGGTCCCACCGCGAACACGTTGTGGTCACAGACACCGCCCTCGTACTGGGTGGTGTAGAAGTACAACTGGTCCTCGCGGTCGATGATGGGGCGGATGGCCTCCCGCGTCGCGGAGGAGTACCCCGCCCACAGCGCGTCCACGTTCTCCTGCTGGATGGCCTGATTCGTCAGGCGGTTGTACCGGGAGTTGTCCGACCGCGGGTCGGGGTCGAACACCTCGATCTGCTGGCCGTCGATACCGCCGTTGTTGTTTATCTCCTCGATGGCCAGCAAGGACGCCTTGTGCTTGGGCGTGCCGACCAGCGAGAAGTTGCCCGAGCGGTCCTCCAGAACGCCGAGCGTGATGGTGCCGCCGCCGCTCGCAGTCCCGCCAGTGCCGCCACCGCCACCGCCATCGCCGCCGCCGTCGCCGCCGCCGCTACACCCTGCGAGTGCCGTCCCAGCGATGACGGCTGCCGAGCCGAGGAACCCACGGCGAGTCGTCCGGTCGCGGCTCATCGGGCCACCTCCGTAGCCGGGCGTGCGTTCGCGTCGTAACGTTCGGCTTTACTGAACATATCGACACCACTGGCGACTAATCCCACACGACTGTGCACTGTTTCGCTCACATCCCTTGTCTTTTGCAGGGAGTAAATAAGGGTTACCAACTGACTGTTATACTTCCCTTCAGAGAGGCTATTGTGTATAAGGAAAGGTAAGGAGAGCTCGATAAATTTCTGTATTCGAGTAACGGACGCGCAAATATTTGGATGTTCGTAGAATACCGACTGGCGACCGTTCCTGGCGGCATCCGTTGCTGGTTGTGCCGCCGCCGCTGGCCCGCTGTCCGTTCGTCCAGTCCCCGGACCGAGAAAACAAATTTATTGTTCCCACCTCTCCACGTGGTGGTACTTGCTCCGAGCCGAAGCCTTTTGACGCGTCTATCGAAAGAACGACGCACATGTTGGACGGACAGTCGAAAACAGTAGCGACGAGGTGGCACCATGGCTGAGGACATCGTTCCCGGCGAGGTGGTCACGGGTGACGGCGACGTGACCCTGAACGAGGGCCGGGAGACGACCGACGTGGTCGTCGGGAACACGGGTGACCGGCCGGTACAGGTCGGGTCGCACTTTCACTTCTTCGAGGCCAACGCGGCTCTGACCTTCGACCGCGAGGCTGCGATGGGGATGCGGCTGAACGTCCCCGCGGGCACGGCCGTCCGGTTCGAACCCGGCGACGAGCAGACCGTCGAGTTGGTCGCCATCGGCGGGAAGCGCCGCGCTCACGGGATGAACGGCCTCGTGAACGGCAGCGTCGACGGCGACACCGACGACGCCGTCGAGCGGATGCGGGCGCAGGGCTTCGGCGACACGGGGGGCGAGGAGTGACCCGCGACATCGACCGCGAGGCATACGCCGAACTGTACGGCCCCACCGAGGGCGACAAGGTCCGACTCGGCGACACCGAACTGTTCGCCGAAGTCGAACGGGACTACCGGACCCACGGCGACGAGGCGGTCTTCGGCGGCGGCAAGACTCTCCGCGACGGCCTCGGGATGGCCCCCGGCGTCACGCAGGAGGAAGGGGCACTGGACTGGGTCATCACGAACGCGACGGTCATCGACCCCGTACTGGGTATCGTCGCCGGCGACATCGGCATCCGGAACGGCGAGATAGTCGGCGTCGGGAAGGCCGGCAACCCGGACACGATGGACGGCGTCGACATGGTGGTCGGCCCGTCGACGGACGTGTATCCGGCCGAGGGCAAGATAGCCACCGCGGGCGCGCTGGACATCCACGTCCACTGGAACTCCGCACAACTGCACGAACACGCGCTGGCCGGCGGCATCACGACGATGCTCGGGGGCGGCTACGGCGGCGGCGCGACCACCTGCACGACCGGCCCGGAGAACGTCAAGCGACACCTGCAGGCCGCCGAGGCGTGGCCGGTCAACGTCGGCTTCTACGCCAAGGGCAACGCCTCGGACCCGGAACCGCTCCGGGAGCAGATACGGGCGGGGGCCTGCACGCTGAAACTCCACGAGGACTGGGGGTCGATGCCCGCGGCCATCGACACCGCCCTCGACGTGGCCGAGGACGAGGACGTACAGGTGTGCATGCACACGGACACGCTCAACGAGGCGGGGTTCGTGGAGAACACCTTCGACGCCGTGGACGGCCGGACGATGCACCTGTTCCACATCGAGGGTGCGGGCGGCGGCCACGCCCCCGACATCATGGAGATGGTCGGCGAACCGAACATGCTCCCCTCGTCGACGAACCCCTCGATGCCCTACA
This genomic window contains:
- a CDS encoding urea ABC transporter substrate-binding protein, giving the protein MSRDRTTRRGFLGSAAVIAGTALAGCSGGGDGGGDGGGGGGTGGTASGGGTITLGVLEDRSGNFSLVGTPKHKASLLAIEEINNNGGIDGQQIEVFDPDPRSDNSRYNRLTNQAIQQENVDALWAGYSSATREAIRPIIDREDQLYFYTTQYEGGVCDHNVFAVGPTARQQLGSVLPYLREEFGPDIYTIAADYNFGQLSADWVRVLANENDANVIGEEFIPLSNSSFGSTINRIQEADPDFVMSMLVGNNHTSFYRQKASAGLDVPIGTSTAMAQGYEHRRLDPPAMADIYAGVNYMEEIPTQRNTEEGGFVDRYFEMFPDAPYLNEEAQTNYFSIYMYKEAVEQAGTTDQEEVKAALESGITYGAPEAPEDEEIALVPETHHVDHHMWVMRADDEHNVEAVDNRVIPETFLKDTVGCDLTQEDEETQYTPQDYYEVAG
- a CDS encoding urease subunit beta; protein product: MAEDIVPGEVVTGDGDVTLNEGRETTDVVVGNTGDRPVQVGSHFHFFEANAALTFDREAAMGMRLNVPAGTAVRFEPGDEQTVELVAIGGKRRAHGMNGLVNGSVDGDTDDAVERMRAQGFGDTGGEE
- the ureC gene encoding urease subunit alpha; this encodes MTRDIDREAYAELYGPTEGDKVRLGDTELFAEVERDYRTHGDEAVFGGGKTLRDGLGMAPGVTQEEGALDWVITNATVIDPVLGIVAGDIGIRNGEIVGVGKAGNPDTMDGVDMVVGPSTDVYPAEGKIATAGALDIHVHWNSAQLHEHALAGGITTMLGGGYGGGATTCTTGPENVKRHLQAAEAWPVNVGFYAKGNASDPEPLREQIRAGACTLKLHEDWGSMPAAIDTALDVAEDEDVQVCMHTDTLNEAGFVENTFDAVDGRTMHLFHIEGAGGGHAPDIMEMVGEPNMLPSSTNPSMPYTDNTFDEHLDMVMVCHHLNPDVPEDVAFAESRVRAETIAAEDVLHDMGAISMMTTDSQAMGRMAELVPRTWQTASQMKAQRGPLPEDEGTGADNFRIKRYVAKYTVNPAISAGIDDYVGTLEPGKLADVALWDPAFFGVKPAMVFKGGFPVHSEMGEANGSLMTCEPILQRERAGAVGKAKHALSLSFVSPAAAEADVGDQYGLDTPVVPVAGTRTPGKADMVYNDYCPDDIDVDPETFEVKVDGDHVTCEPASELPLAQRYML